From Paenibacillus sp. V4I7, one genomic window encodes:
- a CDS encoding family 20 glycosylhydrolase — translation MNKDGWQLKGFHMRFGSHEDVGNLKRVIEEALAPMGVNVLILECNTSFQFQSHPEVSGGSLTKEDARKLSSLCKRYGIQLIPLFDCLGHQGWGGARNSFLRAYPEFDETPHVPTDAKWPEFYCPSWCPTHPDINPIVFDLMDELIDAFEADALHVGMDEVFAIADDGCPRCRGKNKAKLFAKATTDYYEHLVRNRKVQMLMWADRLIDAKGMGYTEWDGDIYGIWPAVDLIPKDIILCDWHYDKLDAYPSVGHLLDKGFEVWPSCWKTPEAALDLLEQSIRQAEERGAIDRMPGMLVTGWNANGAKLVTALLGDGDLGEDTDDIKGIADTLKTVMEAL, via the coding sequence GTGAACAAAGATGGATGGCAGCTGAAAGGATTCCATATGCGCTTCGGATCGCATGAGGATGTCGGTAATCTAAAGCGAGTGATTGAGGAAGCGTTGGCGCCTATGGGTGTGAATGTTTTGATATTGGAATGCAACACTTCGTTTCAGTTCCAATCTCATCCGGAAGTATCGGGCGGCAGCTTGACGAAGGAAGATGCGAGGAAACTGTCCAGCTTATGTAAGCGGTACGGCATCCAGTTAATCCCTTTGTTTGATTGTTTGGGGCACCAAGGCTGGGGAGGAGCGAGGAATTCGTTCCTGCGGGCGTATCCGGAGTTCGACGAAACCCCGCATGTGCCGACGGATGCTAAGTGGCCTGAATTTTACTGCCCGAGCTGGTGTCCTACCCATCCGGACATTAATCCGATTGTGTTTGATCTAATGGATGAGCTGATCGATGCTTTTGAAGCGGATGCGCTGCACGTTGGCATGGACGAAGTGTTCGCCATCGCGGATGATGGGTGCCCTCGATGTCGTGGGAAAAATAAGGCGAAACTGTTTGCAAAAGCAACTACCGATTATTACGAGCATTTGGTCCGTAATCGTAAGGTGCAGATGCTCATGTGGGCTGATCGGTTGATTGACGCCAAAGGCATGGGGTATACAGAGTGGGATGGCGACATTTACGGCATTTGGCCGGCTGTGGATCTTATTCCGAAGGATATTATATTGTGCGATTGGCACTACGATAAATTGGATGCTTATCCATCTGTCGGGCATTTGCTCGACAAAGGATTTGAAGTGTGGCCCAGCTGCTGGAAAACACCAGAAGCGGCCCTTGATCTGCTCGAGCAGTCTATCCGCCAAGCGGAAGAGCGAGGGGCGATTGACCGCATGCCCGGCATGTTGGTGACCGGCTGGAATGCCAACGGCGCCAAGCTGGTGACAGCGCTGCTGGGAGATGGGGACTTAGGCGAAGATACGGACGATATTAAGGGCATTGCAGATACGCTGAAAACGGTCATGGAGGCGCTCTGA
- a CDS encoding alpha-mannosidase — protein sequence MTQSKTVHIISHTHWDREWYLPYEKHHVLLIKLMDTLIQTLSQDDGYRSFHLDGQTIILEDYLQIRPEMKETLEQLIRGGRIHIGPWYILQDEFLTSSEANVRNLLIGHRDAKAYGVISKLGYFPDSFGNMGQAPQLLRQADIENAVFGRGVKPTGFNNEVSESQAYESPYSEMFWEAPDGSKVLGILFANWYSNGNEIPVNPEAASKYWDQKLAEVSQYASTPHWLFMNGCDHQPVQTDLTDAIGTAEKLYPDIRFIHANFKDYLSEVNRTIPSDLSVIRGELRSQHTDGWSTLVNTASSRVYIKQKNQEGQTLLEKVAEPLAAFAYQAGCPYPHHLFTYAWKTLMQNHPHDSICGCSVDEVHAEMMTRFEKSKHVAESIVQDSLTWLAERVDTSAFSGYGKEAAPFLVTNTTGWERSGTVTVQLELNRIYFRDGRDFRDMRQDLKHKNLDDYVLVDVDGKPIPFGLKDMGIHFGYDLPDDKFRQPYFARAVHVTFEAANVPALGYKTYALTRDASLKLLLSPTSLIVGTHAMENEYLSVQVADDGSFTVTEKLEGTVYKGLGVYENTGDIGNEYMYRQACGDTAVTTRGIPASIRIQEDTPYRASIEIVHELEIPASAEELLEMERKELVWFTGRKSARSDAKIVLKITTVVSLDKNGKRVDIASTYNNHAKDHRLRMLFPTGLEAETHYADSIFEVPERSNTTTAEWKNPSNCQHQQAFVTIAGARQGLTIANRGLNEYEIVREDSGQTIAVTLLRAVGELGDWGYFPTPEAQCIGEHTVHLSVIPYAVPIETMEEDPLVHGSGAIQAAHQYQVPWSVKQTEVHHGELPPTYAFGGWEGQAMVFSTMKVSEETGDLIARWYNISAQERVLKMDLPEKFHNAYKSDILERRLDRLQQEGSGRLSVSVRPAEIVTISFERL from the coding sequence ATGACACAGTCCAAAACCGTACATATCATTTCGCATACACATTGGGACAGGGAATGGTATTTGCCCTATGAAAAGCATCACGTATTGCTGATCAAGTTAATGGATACGCTGATTCAGACCCTCAGCCAGGATGACGGATACCGCAGCTTTCATCTGGACGGTCAAACGATCATCTTAGAGGATTATTTGCAGATACGGCCGGAAATGAAGGAGACGTTAGAGCAATTGATTCGCGGAGGGCGCATCCACATCGGCCCGTGGTATATACTGCAGGATGAATTTCTAACGAGCAGCGAAGCGAATGTGCGTAATCTGCTAATTGGGCACCGTGATGCTAAAGCTTATGGCGTCATTTCGAAGTTGGGTTATTTCCCGGATTCCTTCGGCAACATGGGGCAGGCGCCGCAGCTGCTGCGGCAAGCAGACATTGAGAACGCCGTGTTCGGACGCGGTGTGAAGCCGACGGGATTTAACAATGAAGTATCGGAATCTCAGGCATATGAATCACCGTACTCTGAGATGTTTTGGGAAGCGCCTGACGGCTCCAAGGTGCTGGGCATTTTATTTGCCAATTGGTACAGCAACGGGAATGAGATTCCTGTGAATCCAGAAGCGGCATCCAAGTATTGGGATCAAAAGCTAGCAGAAGTATCCCAATATGCTTCTACGCCGCATTGGTTGTTCATGAACGGCTGTGATCATCAGCCTGTGCAGACCGATCTCACGGATGCAATCGGAACAGCTGAGAAGCTGTATCCGGACATCCGATTCATCCACGCCAATTTTAAAGATTATTTAAGTGAAGTGAACCGGACGATCCCGAGTGACCTATCCGTCATCCGCGGAGAGCTGAGAAGCCAGCATACAGATGGCTGGTCTACGCTCGTAAATACGGCATCTTCCCGCGTTTATATCAAACAAAAAAATCAAGAAGGCCAGACACTCTTGGAAAAAGTGGCGGAGCCTTTGGCTGCCTTTGCTTACCAAGCAGGATGCCCATATCCCCATCATCTGTTTACCTATGCCTGGAAAACATTGATGCAGAACCATCCGCATGACAGTATTTGCGGGTGCAGTGTTGATGAAGTGCATGCCGAAATGATGACGCGTTTTGAGAAAAGCAAGCATGTAGCCGAATCTATCGTTCAGGATAGCCTGACTTGGTTGGCGGAACGAGTGGATACATCTGCGTTTTCCGGTTACGGCAAAGAGGCGGCGCCTTTTCTGGTAACGAATACGACAGGGTGGGAACGCAGTGGCACCGTAACTGTACAGCTGGAATTAAACAGGATCTATTTCCGTGATGGCAGGGATTTCCGGGATATGAGACAGGACTTGAAGCATAAGAACTTGGACGATTATGTGTTGGTTGATGTGGATGGGAAACCTATTCCTTTTGGATTAAAGGATATGGGAATTCACTTTGGGTACGATTTACCTGACGACAAGTTCAGGCAGCCTTATTTCGCGCGTGCCGTCCATGTGACCTTCGAAGCAGCTAATGTGCCTGCTTTGGGGTACAAAACGTATGCATTGACCCGTGATGCCTCATTAAAGCTTCTGCTTTCGCCGACTTCGTTAATCGTTGGTACACACGCGATGGAAAACGAATATTTGAGTGTCCAAGTCGCTGATGACGGCTCGTTTACGGTAACGGAGAAGCTTGAAGGAACGGTCTACAAAGGCTTGGGCGTTTATGAAAATACGGGAGATATCGGCAATGAGTATATGTACCGCCAAGCTTGCGGAGACACGGCTGTGACTACACGAGGTATACCGGCATCCATTCGTATTCAGGAAGATACGCCTTACCGAGCTAGCATAGAGATCGTTCACGAGTTAGAAATACCGGCATCTGCAGAGGAATTGCTGGAAATGGAAAGGAAGGAACTGGTCTGGTTTACTGGGCGCAAGTCGGCGCGATCTGATGCAAAGATTGTTTTGAAAATCACGACCGTGGTATCCTTGGATAAAAACGGAAAGCGCGTTGATATTGCGTCAACCTATAACAATCATGCCAAAGATCACCGTTTGCGAATGCTGTTTCCTACTGGATTGGAAGCAGAAACCCATTATGCTGATTCCATCTTTGAAGTGCCGGAGCGGAGCAATACAACGACAGCCGAATGGAAAAATCCGAGCAACTGCCAACACCAGCAAGCATTCGTAACCATTGCAGGTGCGCGGCAGGGGCTTACTATCGCCAACCGCGGTTTGAACGAATATGAGATCGTTCGAGAAGATAGCGGCCAAACCATCGCGGTCACACTGCTTCGAGCTGTAGGGGAATTAGGCGACTGGGGGTACTTCCCAACGCCAGAAGCACAGTGTATCGGCGAGCATACTGTGCACCTATCTGTTATCCCTTATGCGGTACCTATCGAAACGATGGAAGAAGATCCGCTAGTTCATGGCTCCGGTGCTATACAGGCTGCCCATCAATATCAAGTTCCTTGGTCTGTAAAGCAAACTGAGGTTCATCACGGAGAACTGCCACCGACATACGCTTTTGGGGGCTGGGAAGGTCAAGCTATGGTCTTCTCCACAATGAAAGTTTCCGAGGAGACAGGAGATTTGATTGCGCGTTGGTATAACATCTCTGCACAGGAGAGAGTTCTGAAGATGGACCTCCCTGAGAAGTTCCATAATGCGTATAAAAGCGATATTCTGGAACGGCGTTTGGATCGTCTGCAGCAGGAGGGATCGGGGCGATTGTCCGTATCCGTTCGTCCAGCAGAAATCGTTACGATTAGTTTTGAACGACTATGA
- a CDS encoding Gfo/Idh/MocA family protein: MIRVAMLSFWHVHAKDYARLAVEHPGTDIVAVWDEVPERGRQKAEEYGIKFYEDLHELLAKPDIDAVIVDTPTNRHRDVIIAAAEAGKHIFTEKVIATTTKECKEILAAVETAGVKLTVSLPRLYMGFTQAAQSFIQEGLLGTITTVRIRLAHNGALRTEKHPNGSLPSHFFNLEECGGGALMDLGCHPMYLTRLFLGLPDSVSASFGYITEREVEDSAVATLRYPNGALGIVEAGFVNSYSQFDMEVQGTKGSLIYTRTDDKLLIRSTKLEGEQAKGWQEVTDLPSLPSAFEQWVSHITYGTTASENIQIALDLTRLMEASTLSARSGAVCRLSDLAE; encoded by the coding sequence ATGATTAGAGTAGCGATGTTGAGTTTTTGGCATGTTCATGCAAAGGATTATGCACGTCTGGCTGTCGAGCACCCGGGTACCGATATCGTGGCTGTATGGGATGAAGTTCCAGAACGAGGACGACAGAAAGCTGAGGAATACGGCATCAAGTTTTACGAAGATTTGCATGAACTTTTGGCAAAACCTGATATCGATGCGGTTATTGTGGATACTCCAACGAATAGGCATCGTGATGTCATTATCGCAGCGGCTGAAGCGGGGAAGCATATCTTCACTGAAAAAGTTATAGCTACCACGACGAAGGAATGTAAGGAGATATTGGCTGCTGTAGAGACTGCTGGGGTTAAATTAACCGTATCTCTGCCGCGTCTTTATATGGGATTTACGCAAGCTGCACAAAGCTTCATTCAGGAGGGGCTGCTTGGAACGATAACAACGGTTCGTATACGGCTTGCTCATAACGGTGCACTGCGAACAGAAAAACATCCAAATGGTTCGCTCCCATCCCATTTCTTCAACTTAGAGGAATGCGGGGGAGGAGCATTGATGGATCTTGGATGCCATCCGATGTACTTGACACGCTTATTTCTAGGTTTACCGGATAGTGTTAGTGCGAGCTTCGGTTATATCACGGAGCGAGAGGTAGAGGATAGTGCGGTAGCGACATTACGTTATCCAAATGGGGCGCTAGGCATAGTTGAAGCGGGATTTGTTAATAGCTATTCCCAATTTGATATGGAGGTGCAAGGAACCAAGGGCAGCCTGATATACACCAGAACAGATGATAAACTGTTGATACGCAGCACTAAGCTGGAAGGCGAGCAAGCAAAAGGGTGGCAAGAAGTGACGGATCTGCCAAGTCTGCCTTCGGCTTTTGAACAATGGGTCTCCCATATTACATATGGAACAACGGCTTCTGAAAATATACAAATAGCCCTTGATTTGACCCGTTTAATGGAAGCTTCGACTTTATCGGCACGCTCAGGTGCTGTATGTAGGCTGAGTGACCTTGCGGAATAA
- a CDS encoding sugar ABC transporter permease, producing the protein MLVPVFAYYILFKYWPMGGLIIAFKSYNFADGILHSPWVGLKNFKVLFSSSSTLQIIWNTFWLSFLNLLVGFPVPIFLAILLNEVRKTWFKKWVQTIVYLPHFFSWVIVGGLVLSLFATDYGSINKVLMLFNIEPITFLYESKSWVAVFVGSGVWKEMGFSTIIYLAALTNIDPALYESAGMDGASKWRQIWHITIPGIRHTIILLLILAMGQLMEVGFDQIYNLQNSAVADVSEVISTYIYKIGLGNAQFSVTTAMGLFESVIGCALVLVANRIARKFDQALF; encoded by the coding sequence ATGCTTGTCCCTGTCTTTGCTTACTACATTCTGTTCAAATATTGGCCAATGGGCGGACTTATTATCGCTTTCAAAAGCTACAATTTTGCTGATGGTATTTTGCACAGTCCATGGGTTGGCCTGAAAAATTTTAAAGTTTTATTTTCCAGCTCCAGTACGCTCCAGATTATATGGAACACCTTTTGGCTCAGCTTTTTGAATTTGCTTGTCGGGTTCCCGGTACCCATCTTCCTCGCCATTCTGCTTAATGAAGTGAGGAAGACATGGTTCAAGAAATGGGTTCAAACGATCGTCTATCTGCCGCATTTTTTCTCTTGGGTCATCGTCGGAGGTCTCGTGTTATCCTTATTTGCAACCGATTACGGCTCGATCAACAAGGTACTCATGCTATTCAATATTGAACCTATAACCTTTCTTTACGAGTCAAAATCCTGGGTTGCCGTATTCGTTGGTTCGGGGGTTTGGAAGGAGATGGGGTTTAGCACAATTATTTATTTGGCCGCTCTAACGAACATAGATCCTGCCCTTTACGAGTCAGCAGGTATGGACGGCGCTTCGAAGTGGCGGCAAATTTGGCACATTACGATTCCGGGCATTCGTCACACGATCATCCTGCTGCTCATTTTGGCTATGGGTCAATTGATGGAGGTCGGCTTTGATCAGATATATAACCTTCAGAACTCAGCGGTTGCTGATGTGTCAGAGGTCATAAGTACTTATATTTATAAAATAGGTTTGGGAAATGCGCAATTTAGCGTAACTACGGCGATGGGGCTGTTCGAATCCGTCATTGGCTGTGCGCTCGTACTGGTAGCTAACAGGATCGCCCGCAAATTCGACCAAGCTTTATTCTGA
- a CDS encoding sugar phosphate isomerase/epimerase, whose amino-acid sequence MLDKGEYSFSTCWNIKKHTIGRNMIEEIKELGFRQVELNYNVTEEMMKTIEPMIEKGEIGVSSVHNVFPFIDDKDYDTDSVMLGFDDEAKRKRSVELLIRSMEYANRYGAKAVVVHPGEVPFEYNIDLDLKKLYRDHGKDSPEYQKLWKDMSERRERLSPLYTKRIQDSLEEVSEHAAKQGWSVAIGIETRSRSYQMPTLMEAKTICENLKGGPVYLWYDIGHAMMMDRMGLYDNLKELQEVKRYIYGVHIHETLELSDHWCPYVHSKDLQYFDHFLEAIDFAKVKVYELKAVCQPDEIDESHRLITSKIAAMKG is encoded by the coding sequence ATGCTGGATAAAGGGGAATATTCATTTTCTACCTGCTGGAACATTAAGAAACACACGATTGGGCGGAACATGATAGAAGAGATCAAGGAGCTCGGCTTTCGTCAGGTGGAATTGAACTATAACGTGACGGAAGAGATGATGAAAACGATTGAGCCGATGATTGAAAAAGGGGAAATTGGCGTATCCAGTGTACACAATGTGTTCCCTTTCATCGATGATAAGGATTACGATACAGATTCCGTCATGCTTGGTTTCGATGATGAGGCAAAACGCAAGCGATCGGTGGAGCTGTTGATCCGGTCAATGGAATATGCGAACCGCTATGGAGCGAAGGCCGTTGTCGTGCATCCAGGTGAAGTGCCTTTCGAATATAACATTGATTTGGATTTGAAAAAGCTTTACAGGGATCACGGTAAGGACTCACCGGAGTATCAGAAGCTGTGGAAGGACATGTCCGAAAGACGGGAACGATTGAGTCCGCTCTATACCAAACGGATTCAAGACAGTCTGGAGGAAGTGAGCGAGCATGCAGCCAAACAAGGATGGTCTGTAGCCATTGGCATCGAAACACGCTCAAGATCGTACCAGATGCCGACCTTAATGGAAGCGAAGACCATTTGCGAAAATCTGAAGGGTGGTCCGGTTTATTTGTGGTACGATATCGGCCATGCCATGATGATGGATCGAATGGGCTTGTACGATAATCTCAAGGAACTGCAGGAAGTGAAACGCTACATTTATGGCGTACACATCCATGAAACACTAGAACTGTCTGATCATTGGTGTCCTTACGTACACAGTAAAGATCTGCAATATTTTGATCATTTTCTTGAAGCGATTGATTTCGCCAAAGTCAAAGTCTATGAGTTGAAGGCGGTATGCCAGCCGGACGAGATTGACGAAAGTCACAGACTTATTACAAGTAAAATTGCAGCTATGAAAGGTTAA
- a CDS encoding Gfo/Idh/MocA family protein, giving the protein MNKVKVAIIGCGGIATGKHLPSLAKIEQVEIVGFVDVMFERAQQAAEKFGAPGAVVFETYQELLADTSIDIVHICTPNDSHSEISIAAMEAGKHVMCEKPMAKTAADARRMVEAAKRTGKKLTIGYNNRFRADSQYLKKVVEDGDLGEIYFAKAHAIRRRGVPTWGVFLDEDKQGGGPLIDIGTHALDLTLWMMNNYEPKVVLGTAYHKLSRKENAANSWGPWDPEKFKVEDSAFAMIVMKNGATVMVEASWALNTLDTKEAKCTLCGTEGGADMQDGLRINGENHSRLYVNQLQFDAKGADFYEGKKESMSDKEIRTWIDAVMNDKQPIVTAEQSCVVSEILEAIYESNRTGKAVYFD; this is encoded by the coding sequence ATGAACAAGGTGAAAGTCGCCATCATTGGCTGCGGCGGTATTGCAACAGGTAAGCATTTACCCAGCTTAGCAAAGATAGAACAGGTCGAAATTGTTGGTTTTGTTGATGTCATGTTTGAACGTGCTCAGCAAGCTGCTGAGAAATTTGGCGCTCCTGGAGCGGTGGTGTTTGAAACCTATCAAGAGCTTCTTGCTGATACTTCGATTGACATTGTTCATATCTGTACCCCGAATGATTCGCATTCGGAGATTTCGATCGCAGCTATGGAAGCAGGCAAGCACGTCATGTGTGAAAAGCCGATGGCCAAAACAGCCGCCGATGCTCGGCGTATGGTTGAAGCCGCTAAGCGTACAGGTAAGAAGCTGACCATTGGCTACAATAATCGTTTCCGTGCGGATAGTCAGTATTTGAAGAAAGTGGTTGAAGACGGTGATCTAGGCGAGATTTATTTTGCCAAAGCGCACGCCATTCGCAGGCGTGGGGTTCCAACTTGGGGTGTATTTCTGGATGAAGACAAACAAGGCGGAGGTCCGCTGATTGACATCGGTACACATGCTCTCGATTTAACGCTGTGGATGATGAATAACTACGAACCTAAGGTGGTGCTTGGCACCGCTTATCATAAGCTTTCACGGAAAGAAAATGCCGCTAATTCCTGGGGTCCTTGGGATCCTGAGAAATTCAAAGTGGAAGACTCCGCATTTGCGATGATCGTGATGAAAAACGGCGCGACTGTGATGGTGGAGGCGAGTTGGGCCTTAAATACATTGGATACGAAGGAAGCAAAGTGTACGCTTTGCGGTACAGAAGGCGGAGCCGACATGCAGGATGGCTTACGCATAAATGGTGAAAACCACAGTCGTTTATACGTCAATCAGCTGCAGTTCGATGCCAAAGGCGCAGACTTCTACGAGGGTAAAAAAGAGAGCATGTCGGATAAAGAAATCCGTACATGGATTGATGCTGTAATGAACGATAAGCAGCCTATAGTAACGGCCGAGCAATCGTGTGTGGTTTCCGAAATTCTTGAGGCTATCTACGAATCCAATAGAACGGGAAAAGCGGTCTATTTTGACTAA
- a CDS encoding extracellular solute-binding protein yields MKRKLWMGMTIGVVALGATLVGCSSDKKEGKAAGTTATNAPKETAAAKRGNVTVSMYDRGGVPASEGNYEENRWTKWINQNGPVNVKYVPVLRGESTKKMNVLFASGSAPDIVNEYNTPFRNSLYDQKQLLPIDDILKFMPEYQKLLDQYPQLKKAGTKPDGKMYEVGKVKEATIQHMLIIRTDWLKKLNLSMPTTTEELMKVAKAFAEQDPDGNGKKDTYGMNMSYYSEQAINEIFGENSSKDLIAWGTKDGKIIPLWDNQLASLTFKKKLYDDGLIDKDYINDKDGAKAKQDFLNGRIGIYVKFSGGMFDFVMNDFATLKKNVASAEIAPLGYPKSPLGTFTGVLDNPVQMTTVVNAKAKEPEAVGRYLDFMMKQETASKVINGDEGTHWKKSANGCRETIDPLKSKNEVGYALDYEMFYSTGTDKCFFTLNGFNTAVPEQKAGSDMYKELQKIYFDPQRQYPGLTHGEHMPVYPADLQTINATILKEQTDLFVKAIISGAKYSPEQAIKDAQAAWDKGGGKQLDDFMNKWYAENKDKAFLAKDIMTIARQQMEQVK; encoded by the coding sequence ATGAAAAGAAAGTTGTGGATGGGTATGACAATTGGGGTCGTAGCATTAGGGGCAACGCTTGTTGGTTGCAGCAGCGACAAGAAAGAAGGAAAGGCAGCCGGTACCACGGCTACGAATGCTCCGAAGGAGACAGCGGCAGCCAAACGAGGAAATGTTACCGTTTCCATGTATGATCGAGGTGGTGTACCTGCGTCGGAGGGGAACTACGAAGAAAATCGTTGGACCAAATGGATCAATCAAAACGGTCCTGTGAATGTGAAATACGTTCCAGTCCTCCGAGGCGAGTCTACGAAAAAAATGAATGTTCTTTTTGCCTCTGGTTCTGCGCCTGATATTGTGAACGAGTACAACACGCCGTTCCGTAACAGTCTGTACGATCAGAAGCAGCTGCTTCCCATTGACGACATCTTAAAATTCATGCCTGAATACCAGAAGCTGCTGGACCAGTATCCTCAGTTGAAGAAAGCGGGGACGAAGCCGGACGGCAAGATGTATGAAGTCGGTAAAGTAAAAGAAGCTACAATACAGCACATGTTAATAATTCGTACCGACTGGTTGAAAAAGCTGAATTTGAGCATGCCGACAACAACGGAAGAGCTTATGAAAGTAGCCAAGGCATTTGCTGAACAAGATCCTGATGGCAACGGTAAGAAAGATACGTACGGGATGAACATGAGCTACTATTCTGAACAAGCCATCAACGAGATTTTCGGTGAAAATTCGTCCAAGGATTTGATTGCCTGGGGAACTAAGGATGGAAAAATAATCCCTCTGTGGGACAATCAGCTGGCCTCCCTGACCTTCAAGAAGAAGCTCTATGACGATGGCCTTATCGATAAAGATTATATCAATGATAAAGACGGCGCAAAGGCCAAACAAGACTTCCTGAACGGCAGAATCGGCATTTACGTTAAATTTTCCGGCGGCATGTTTGACTTTGTTATGAACGACTTTGCTACGCTGAAGAAAAATGTGGCAAGTGCGGAAATTGCTCCGTTAGGCTATCCGAAATCACCGCTGGGGACATTTACCGGTGTATTAGATAATCCAGTGCAAATGACGACTGTTGTGAACGCCAAGGCGAAGGAGCCGGAAGCTGTCGGTCGCTATCTGGACTTCATGATGAAACAGGAAACCGCTTCGAAGGTTATTAACGGAGACGAAGGGACACATTGGAAGAAGAGCGCTAATGGCTGCCGTGAGACCATCGATCCATTGAAATCGAAAAATGAAGTCGGCTACGCTTTAGACTATGAAATGTTCTACTCTACAGGAACAGATAAGTGTTTCTTTACTCTAAACGGATTTAATACTGCGGTACCTGAACAGAAAGCCGGTTCGGACATGTATAAAGAATTGCAGAAAATTTATTTCGATCCGCAAAGACAATACCCTGGATTGACCCATGGGGAACATATGCCGGTCTATCCTGCTGATCTCCAAACGATTAACGCAACAATTCTTAAAGAGCAAACCGACTTATTTGTTAAGGCCATCATCAGCGGTGCGAAATACAGCCCGGAACAAGCGATTAAAGACGCACAAGCGGCATGGGATAAAGGCGGCGGCAAGCAGCTTGATGACTTTATGAACAAATGGTATGCGGAAAATAAAGATAAAGCGTTCCTTGCTAAGGATATTATGACAATTGCTAGACAACAAATGGAGCAAGTGAAGTAA
- a CDS encoding carbohydrate ABC transporter permease codes for MKATKGERIFYAVNYVMLGAIALTCILPFIHIIALSMSERSAVDSGHVFFWPVGLDFTAYKVFFLTTPAFSAFKNSIIITLVGVALSMAGTVLAAYPLSRSYLIGRRKFVLAMVFTMLFSGGLIPTYLVVKNLSLIDSYWSLWLTGFISTYNMLLMKSYFENIPHEVEEAARIDGCSDVSLLIRIILPLSLPMLATLALFYGINYWNAFMSVLMYINKSDMQNLTVIVQAMLQKNDILNSPSLAPEEQLMVATEMVKSVGVVVMVVPMLVVYPFLQKYFVKGVMLGSVKG; via the coding sequence ATGAAAGCGACAAAAGGTGAAAGAATTTTCTACGCAGTCAATTATGTTATGCTCGGGGCAATTGCCTTAACCTGTATACTGCCATTTATTCATATTATAGCGCTATCGATGAGCGAGCGTTCGGCCGTAGATTCGGGACATGTTTTCTTCTGGCCGGTAGGCTTGGATTTTACGGCATATAAGGTTTTCTTCCTAACAACTCCGGCTTTCTCAGCATTTAAAAATAGCATTATCATTACGCTTGTCGGTGTTGCACTTAGTATGGCGGGGACGGTATTGGCAGCCTATCCGTTGTCGAGAAGCTATTTGATAGGACGACGCAAGTTTGTGCTTGCCATGGTGTTTACGATGTTGTTCTCAGGAGGGTTGATCCCTACTTATCTCGTCGTAAAGAACCTGTCTTTAATCGACTCCTATTGGTCTCTGTGGCTCACGGGGTTTATCAGTACCTATAATATGCTGCTCATGAAAAGCTACTTTGAGAATATTCCTCATGAAGTGGAAGAAGCAGCGCGAATTGACGGATGCAGCGACGTATCTCTCCTCATTCGAATCATATTGCCGCTATCGCTTCCGATGCTGGCCACTTTAGCCCTGTTCTATGGGATTAACTATTGGAATGCGTTTATGAGCGTTCTGATGTACATCAATAAGAGTGACATGCAGAATTTGACGGTCATTGTCCAAGCGATGCTGCAAAAAAACGACATCCTGAATTCACCTTCCCTAGCACCAGAGGAGCAGCTAATGGTTGCTACTGAAATGGTCAAATCTGTCGGCGTTGTCGTTATGGTGGTTCCGATGCTGGTCGTTTATCCGTTTCTGCAAAAATATTTTGTCAAAGGCGTTATGCTTGGTTCTGTAAAGGGTTAA